A DNA window from Choristoneura fumiferana chromosome 24, NRCan_CFum_1, whole genome shotgun sequence contains the following coding sequences:
- the LOC141441504 gene encoding zinc finger BED domain-containing protein 4-like — MSKRKSRVWFFFEELDNDCRKVKCNQCQMIISRGGQGKSANTTSMNNHIKYRHPTLIPQLGSAIKCSTRDDSSQSQSQAEELLTTMPTPSTSVSSEVSLCQKSQQNIEDSIALQWSREDSRSRDINIAIGEMIALDNQPLSVVENTGFRNLMRKIKPKYNIPGRKYFTQNIIPQLYEDTKSEIRRGVMSATALSVTTDMLTNINNKDSFLSFTAHWFDDSFKYHHAVLQMKHFPEAHTAHNIKNCLEEIPTLWDIDTTKIHAVVRDNGRNVTKAIDDSVFKGVPCFINTLQLAINTALKHDTMAQLLVKSRRIVTHFNHSNQAQSKLCDLQRELNLSDHQLVQDVCTRWNSTYYMISRLFEQKRAISLYLAKTSVNFENLSNEEWKILGKIIELLKPFEEITKIISSSCSSVSEVIPHLKTLQKYLQIYNDENKEIMEMKVLLENDLKSRFDVEYNKVFTLATLLDPRYKQQFFETEDLITIRSQFLLESLKNSMSDDDSDSCKDDLQSTSIEEDNTETTTHRNFWQCYQKFASRKIEDIQDDKSKAAHELQSYCALPVIKRNDDPFQWWRCNNSRYPEMSRIAKVYLCCPASSVYSERLFSEAGNIYETKRNRLLPERAEALVFLHHNLPLIKKYK; from the coding sequence atGTCAAAAAGAAAGTCTCGTGTGTGGTTCTTTTTTGAAGAATTGGACAATGATTGTCGCAAAGTCAAGTGTAACcaatgccaaatgataatttctcGTGGTGGGCAGGGAAAAAGCGCAAATACTACAAGTATGAACAACCATATTAAATACCGACATCCAACCCTGATACCTCAGTTAGGTTCTGCGATCAAATGTTCGACCAGAGATGATTCCTCCCAGTCGCAAAGTCAAGCAGAAGAACTACTTACAACAATGCCTACTCCGTCGACTTCAGTGTCATCAGAGGTCAGTTTATGTCAGAAAAGCCAACAAAATATTGAAGACAGTATTGCTTTACAATGGTCACGTGAAGACTCAAGATCAAGAGACATCAATATTGCGATAGGTGAGATGATTGCACTTGATAACCAGCCGTTGTCAGTTGTTGAAAATACTGGCTTTAGAAATTTGATGAGaaaaattaaaccaaaatatAACATACCGGGCAGAAAGTATTTCACACAGAACATCATTCCTCAACTTTACGAAGACACTAAATCTGAAATACGAAGAGGAGTGATGAGTGCAACTGCACTTTCAGTCACTACTGACATGTTGACAAACATAAACAACAAAGACAGTTTTTTGAGTTTTACAGCTCACTGGTTTGACGATAGTTTCAAATATCATCACGCAGTAttgcaaatgaaacatttccCTGAAGCACACACCGcccataatataaaaaactgtttagAAGAAATTCCAACTTTGTGGGATATAGACACAACCAAAATTCATGCTGTTGTACGAGACAACGGCAGAAATGTGACGAAAGCAATCGACGATTCAGTTTTTAAGGGAGTGCCGTGTTTCATAAATACTCTACAACTGGCAATTAATACTGCATTGAAACATGATACAATGGCACAACTACTTGTAAAATCGAGACGAATTGTGACACACTTTAACCACTCTAATCAAGCTCAGTCAAAACTTTGTGATTTGCAGAGAGAACTAAATTTATCAGACCACCAACTTGTCCAAGACGTATGTACGAGATGGAATTCTACGTACTACATGATATCTCGGCTTTTCGAACAAAAACGTGCTATTTCTTTATACCTGGCTAAAACATCAGTAAATTTCGAAAATTTGTCTAATGAAGAGTGGAAAATACTAGGAaaaatcattgaattgcttaagCCATTTGAAGAGATTACTAAGATTATAAGTTCAAGTTGCTCTTCGGTGTCTGAAGTAATACCTCATCTGAAAAccttacaaaaatatctacaaaTATACAATGATGAAAACAAAGAAATCATGGAAATGAAAGTTCTGCTGGAAAATGATTTGAAGAGTCGATTTGACGTGGAGTATAACAAAGTCTTCACGCTGGCTACGTTGTTGGATCCAAGATATAAGCAACAGTTTTTCGAGACAGAAGATCTCATCACCATTAGGTCTCAATTTTTATTAGAATCTCTGAAAAATAGCATGAGTGATGATGACAGCGACAGTTGCAAAGATGATTTGCAGAGCACCTCCATCGAAGAAGACAATACAGAAACAACAACACATAGGAATTTTTGGCAATGCTACCAAAAATTTGCATCAAGAAAAATAGAAGATATTCAAGATGACAAGTCAAAGGCAGCCCATGAACTGCAGTCCTACTGTGCGTTACCGGTGATAAAGCGAAATGATGACCCATTCCAGTGGTGGAGATGCAATAATTCTAGGTATCCTGAAATGTCGCGCATCGCTAAAGTGTACCTTTGTTGTCCCGCAAGTTCCGTTTACAGTGAGCGGCTCTTCTCAGAGGCCGGGAATATATACGAAACAAAAAGAAATCGGTTGCTGCCAGAAAGGGCAGAAGCTTTAGTCTTTTTACATCATAATTtacctttaataaaaaaatataagtaa